A stretch of Longibacter salinarum DNA encodes these proteins:
- the gatC gene encoding Asp-tRNA(Asn)/Glu-tRNA(Gln) amidotransferase subunit GatC — MSVSRDDVRSIAALARLSFSEEEESDLAEDLNRILEYVKDLDRVDTSGVEPMTHVLELANRTREDSSTSRISRDEALSNAPDTDGKHFRVPKVIE, encoded by the coding sequence ATGTCTGTGTCTCGCGACGATGTTCGATCCATCGCTGCTCTTGCTCGACTGAGCTTCTCTGAAGAAGAGGAGAGCGATCTTGCCGAAGATCTCAACCGCATTCTGGAGTATGTGAAGGACCTTGACCGTGTTGACACCTCCGGTGTGGAGCCGATGACACACGTCCTAGAACTTGCAAATCGTACCCGCGAGGATTCCAGTACGTCTCGAATCTCGCGGGACGAGGCGCTCAGCAACGCGCCCGACACCGACGGCAAACATTTCCGCGTCCCTAAAGTCATCGAATAG